The proteins below are encoded in one region of Hordeum vulgare subsp. vulgare chromosome 3H, MorexV3_pseudomolecules_assembly, whole genome shotgun sequence:
- the LOC123442367 gene encoding protein WALLS ARE THIN 1: MADAVDARRVCGMPEKAQLHVAMLALQFGYAGFHVVSRLALNMGISKLVFPVYRNIIALFLLVPFAYFLEKKDRPRLTLGFAVQFFFLALCGITANQGFYLLGLDNTSPTFASAIQNSVPAITFGMAAALRIEKVRLDRRDGVAKVVGTLACVAGASVITLYQGPTIFAPTGDDKASLPEVPFLAAVAGEGKNWTLGCVYLIGHCLSWSGWLVLQAPVLKKYPAKLSVTSYTCFFGVIQFLIIAAFFERDAGAWVFHSGSEVFTILYAGFIASGVAFAVQIWCIERGGPVFVAVYQPVQTLVVAIMASLTLGEKFYLGGIIGAALIITGLYLVLWGKSEERSRIGKEEAAMAASSAASSGGGRDVRSAKLASASITQPLLPPSSTTSDNV, translated from the exons ATGGCGGACGCGGTGGACGCTCGCCGGGTGTGCGGGATGCCGGAGAAGGCGCAGCTCCACGTGGCGATGCTGGCGCTGCAGTTCGGGTACGCCGGGTTCCACGTGGTGTCGCGGCTGGCGCTCAACATGGGCATCAGCAAGCTGGTCTTCCCCGTGTACCGCAACATCATCGCGCTCTTCCTCCTCGTCCCCTTCGCCTACTTCCTCGAGAAGAAGGACCGGCCAAGGCTCACCCTCGGCTTCGCCGTCCAGTTCTTCTTCCTCGCGCTCTGCGGCATCACCGCCAACCAGGGCTTCTACCTCCTGGGCCTCGACAACACGTCGCCCACCTTCGCTTCCGCCATCCAGAACTCCGTGCCGGCCATCACCTTCGGCATGGCCGCCGCGCTCCGGATCGAGAAGGTGCGGCTCGACCGGCGCGACGGCGTGGCAAAGGTGGTGGGCACCCTGGCGTGCGTGGCGGGGGCGTCCGTCATCACGCTCTACCAGGGCCCGACCATCTTCGCCCCCACCGGCGACGACAAGGCTTCATTGCCGGAAGTGCCGTTTCTGGCGGCCGTGGCCGGGGAGGGGAAGAACTGGACGCTGGGGTGCGTGTACCTCATCGGGCACTGCCTGTCGTGGTCTGGGTGGCTGGTGCTGCAGGCACCCGTGCTCAAGAAGTACCCCGCGAAGCTGTCGGTCACCTCCTACACCTGCTTCTTCGGCGTCATCCAGTTCCTCATCATCGCCGCCTTCTTCGAGAGGGATGCCGGCGCGTGGGTCTTCCACTCTGGCTCCGAAGTCTTCACCATCCTCTACGCC GGCTTCATCGCGTCGGGCGTGGCGTTCGCGGTGCAGATCTGGTGCATCGAGCGTGGGGGCCCGGTGTTCGTGGCGGTGTACCAGCCCGTGCAGACGCTCGTCGTCGCCATCATGGCCTCCCTCACCCTCGGCGAGAAGTTCTACCTCGGCGGGATCATCGGCGCCGCGCTCATCATCACCGGGCTCTACCTCGTGCTCTGGGGCAAGAGCGAGGAGAGGTCCCGCATCGGCaaggaggaggcggccatggcCGCCTCCTCCGCAGCTTCCTCTGGCGGCGGCCGCGACGTCCGGAGCGCCAAGCTTGCCTCTGCCTCCATCACCCAGCCCCTCCTCCCGCCTTCCTCCACCACCTCCGACAACGTCTGA
- the LOC123439117 gene encoding uncharacterized protein LOC123439117, with protein sequence MRHVQPPFSPDSSPVLKPPVRARSCIYKPQLLSTKPRPALIDTPRGDMARLLLFAADHTAGQPVAPLLLLVVVVLGVAAVVVSLCASSTHEKLWGQRRGSPSAPLAKADDSGVVGGSSRKRLLSATLSGIGGKAARMVSWNRRSPSAPDGSDGDEEEEVAALGMEDDDEAVWRKAIIMGDKCRPLQFSGHIAFDSDGNQLPPPPAAIKKAGPHVHAEN encoded by the coding sequence ATGCGCCATGTCCAGCCACCATTCTCTCCAGACTCCAGTCCAGTACTGAAGCCTCCGGTACGTGCCCGATCGTGCATATATAAGCCGCAGCTGCTCTCAACCAAGCCGCGGCCAGCACTGATTGACACGCCGCGGGGCGACATGGCAAGGCTCCTCCTTTTCGCCGCCGACCACACCGCCGGGCAGCCGGTGGCGCCGCTCCttcttctcgtcgtcgtcgtgctGGGCGTCGCGGCGGTCGTCGTGTCGCTCTGCGCCAGCAGCACGCACGAGAAGCTGTGGGGGCAGCGGCGCGGGTCGCCGTCCGCGCCGCTGGCCAAGGCGGACGACAGCGGCGTCGTCGGCGGGAGCAGCCGGAAGCGCCTGCTGTCGGCAACGCTTAGCGGGATCGGCGGCAAGGCGGCCAGGATGGTGTCGTGGAACCGGCGGTCTCCGTCCGCGCCGGACGGTAgcgacggcgacgaggaggaggaggtggccgctctGGGgatggaggacgacgacgaggcgGTGTGGAGGAAGGCCATCATCATGGGGGACAAGTGCCGGCCGCTCCAGTTCTCCGGCCACATCGCCTTCGACTCCGACGGCAACCAGCTGCCGCCCCCGCCGGCGGCCATCAAGAAAGCCGGCCCCCACGTCCACGCCGAGAATTAA
- the LOC123439072 gene encoding L-type lectin-domain containing receptor kinase IX.1-like, with amino-acid sequence MVATGPEAGRAEQSVTAFTQYQGLLHAIMSPHHHLSVSMYIIICLCYSPGMATALSFSFNFSSSGSGSGDLCDTELRCERDTRMGSGVIELTKNEINGNVLSVGRASYARPVMLWDDASGEVASFSSSFTFQIKPKNSSDDHFDLCNFTTAADDNADGMSFFLAPYPSRIPPNSWGPNFALFNTSNCFNATGDDRIVAVEFDTYLNDWDHSDNHVGIDVNSIDSKSYMNVTKRMVSDDATMTAEISYDNRTGILVARVQMDGDERIYNVNTSLDMKRELPLQVAVGFSAATGFCAELHQVLSWSFSSTIDDDATATASTVPRLRRRSLVPVLVPSAAAFLVLLCGGAVIVRQRRKREQAEFEKGVGPRRYRYHELAAATKGFAKEGKLGRGGFGSVYQGSGLSDQDSLVAIKMLSPESFTQGRREFESEVKIISRVRHRNLVHLLGWSDSKRGLLLVYEHLSEGSLDKHIYNTNRPLTWSERSKIILGLGSALRYLHTECDQCVLHGDIKPSNMLLISSRGTKLADFGLARLVDHGAGPQTTNIIKGTEWYIDPEFIRSRRPSTEADVYSFGIVLLEVVSGKSPGMGMEHRVDEVSPLLMWIWDMYEKGTILDAVANMLPGGNQQLDDDCKRQMRRALVVGLWCTHPRIGTRPSVVELMNVLQSEDVMLPTLSWSMSGGSLGSHGHNASTSAN; translated from the exons ATGGTGGCAACTGGTCCTGAAGCTGGCCGGGCGGAG CAATCTGTCACCGCCTTCACTCAGTACCAAGGGCTGCTGCATGCGATCATGAGCCCTCACCACCATCTCTCAGTCTCCATGTACATCATCATATGTCTTTGCTACTCGCCGGGTATGGCTACCGCGCTATCCTTCAGCTTCAACTTCTCCagctccggctccggctccggcgaCCTCTGCGACACGGAGCTCAGGTGCGAACGTGACACGCGCATGGGCTCTGGCGTCATCGAGCTAACCAAGAACGAGATAAACGGCAACGTCTTAAGCGTCGGTCGGGCATCGTACGCGCGCCCGGTGATGCTCTGGGACGACGCCTCCGGCGAGGTTGCCAGCTTCTCCTCTAGCTTCACGTTCCAGATCAAGCCCAAAAACAGCTCGGACGACCATTTCGACCTATGTAACTTCACTACCGCTGCCGACGATAATGCTGACGGTATGTCTTTCTTCCTGGCGCCCTACCCGTCGAGGATCCCTCCCAACAGTTGGGGCCCCAACTTCGCCCTCTTCAATACGAGCAACTGCTTCAATGCCACCGGCGATGACCGGATAGTCGCCGTGGAGTTCGATACCTACCTCAACGACTGGGACCACAGCGACAACCACGTCGGCATAGACGTCAACTCCATCGACTCCAAGTCCTACATGAACGTGACCAAGCGTATGGTCTCCGACGACGCCACCATGACTGCTGAGATCAGCTACGACAACCGCACGGGTATCCTGGTGGCTCGAGTCCAGATGGACGGCGACGAGCGGATTTACAACGTAAACACGTCGCTGGACATGAAGAGAGAGCTGCCCCTACAAGTTGCAGTTGGCTTCAGCGCAGCAACGGGTTTCTGCGCCGAGCTGCATCAGGTGCTGTCTTGGTCGTTTAGCTCCACTATAGACGATGATGCCACCGCGACAGCAAGTACCGTTCCCCGGCTGCGACGTCGATCACTGGTGCCTGTGCTAGTGCCTTCCGCGGCAGCTTTTCTCGTGTTGCTCTGCGGCGGCGCCGTCATAGTCCGTCAGCGGCGCAAGCGTGAGCAAGCTGAGTTCGAGAAAGGTGTAGGCCCTAGACGGTACCGTTACCATGAGCTCGCGGCCGCCACCAAGGGTTTTGCGAAGGAGGGGAAGCTCGGGCGTGGTGGCTTCGGCAGCGTCTACCAGGGCAGCGGTCTTAGCGACCAAGACAGCCTCGTGGCCATCAAAATGTTGTCTCCGGAATCGTTTACGCAGGGGAGGAGAGAGTTCGAGTCAGAGGTGAAGATCATCAGCCGGGTGAGGCACCGCAACCTTGTGCACTTGCTAGGCTGGTCCGACAGCAAAAGAGGGCTCCTGCTCGTCTACGAACATCTGTCGGAAGGCAGCCTCGACAAGCACATATACAACACCAATCGTCCTCTCACTTGGTCAGAAAG ATCCAAAATTATCCTTGGGCTGGGATCTGCACTACGCTATCTCCACACAGAGTGCGATCAATGCGTACTGCATGGTGACATCAAACCCAGCAACATGCTCCTCATCTCATCACGCGGCACCAAGCTGGCGGATTTCGGGCTGGCGAGGCTTGTGGATCATGGAGCAGGGCCGCAAACGACTAATATCATCAAGGGCACCGAATGGTACATTGACCCGGAGTTTATTCGCTCACGCCGGCCGAGTACCGAAGCGGACGTCTACAGCTTCGGCATCGTTCTGTTGGAGGTTGTGTCCGGTAAATCCCCAGGGATGGGGATGGAACACCGGGTCGACGAAGTCAGCCCGCTGCTCATGTGGATCTGGGACATGTACGAGAAGGGCACCATCCTTGACGCAGTGGCTAACATGTTACCCGGTGGTAACCAGCAACTCGACGACGACTGTAAGCGGCAGATGCGCCGTGCATTGGTCGTCGGACTCTGGTGCACGCACCCACGCATTGGCACGCGACCGTCCGTTGTGGAGCTCATGAACGTCTTGCAATCTGAGGATGTCATGCTGCCGACCCTGTCATGGTCGATGTCCGGCGGTTCCCTTGGATCACACGGACATAATGCATCGACATCGGCCAATTGA